In Streptomyces sp. NBC_00341, the DNA window CACTGCACATGACGGCACACCTGTCCCGTACAACCCTGAGGGCCCACCAACAGTCCATACCTGCACCGAACGACGTGGGTGCATGCGCGTACGCGTCTGAACGCCTGCCCACTCGCGCACCCGCGCCGACGGATCAACCGATTTCCGAATGCCGTACCACCGACATCCGGCCTGCCGCAGGAGAAGAAGACCCACATGCACCAGAGCCTCCGTATCGCCACCGCTGCCGCCACCGCGGCCGCGTTCACCGGCGCGCTGCTCGTCGCCGGTGCGGCCAGCGCCTCCGCCGCGCCTTCCGGGCTGCAGGGCGACTTCAACGGAGACGGCTACCGCGACCTCGTCATAGCCGCGCCCATCGGTAAGATCTCGGGCAAGGAAGGGGCCGGTTACGTCACGGTCGTCTACGGAACCAAGAGCGGCCTCGACAAGTCCAAGCACACGGTCATCAGCCAGGCCACCGCGGGAATCCCCGGCACTCCGGAGGCCAGTGACTACTTCGGTGACCGGCTCACCACGGGCGACCTCGACGGCGACGGGTACACCGACCTCGTGGTCGGTGTGCACTCCGAGCGGATCGGCTCCACCGACTCGTCCGGTGTCCTCACCGTCATCTGGGGCGGGGCGACCGGCCTCAAGACCGGCACCGACATCGCGTCCCCGCTGCCCAAGTACCGGAACGAACTCGGCTGGGCCCTGGCGGCCGGCGACTTCGACGGCGATGGACACACCGACCTCGCCGCCGGTAGCAACTCCACCCCGAGCCTGAACATCTTCAAGGGCCCCATCTCCCGTACCGGCAAGGCCGCTGCACTCGTCGGCATCGACACCACCGCCGCCACCGGCATCTACCCGGACAAGCTCGTCGCCGGCAACGTCAACCGGGACGGCGCGGCCGACCTCCTCGTCATGGGCCAGCAGGAGAGCGGCAACACGTACGCCACCCGCAGCGTCCTCTACAAGGGCAGCTCCACCGGCCTCAAGGCGTCGAGCAAACTCGCGGGCGGCTACACGGCGGCCATCGCCGACGTCGACAAGGACGGTTACGGGGACATCATCACCGGCAACTTCATGGAGAAGTCAGCCGGGGAACCGAACGGCGGTCCGGGCGGTGCGGTCACCGTGACGTACGGAAGCGCCTCCGGACTCTCCACCCGGACCCCTGTCCGGATCACCCAGGACACCGCCTCGGTCCCGGGCACCGCCGAGAAGAACGACCACTTCGGGTGGAGCGTGTCCGCGGGTGACACCAACGGCGACGGGTACGCCGATATCGCAGTCGGCGCCCCGGGTGAGGCCCTCGGATCAAAGCAGTCGGCCGGCACGGTCACGGTGCTGCGCGGCTCGGCCAAGGGACTGACCGGGACCGGCTCGAAGAGCTTCTCCCAGGACACAGCGGGGGTCCCCGGCGCCGCCGAGGCCCGTGACGAGTTCGGCGGCTCAGTATGGGCCACGGACAGCAACAACGACGGCCGTGCGGAACTGGTGGTCGGTGCCGCCGCGGAGAACAACGGCGTTGGTTCGGTCTGGCTGCTCAAGACGGGGGCCAGCGGTATCACGGCGACCGGATCGACGTCCTTCGGACCGGGATCGGTCGGCGGGCCTGCCGGGATCTCCTACTTCGGCGACAACTTCGCCAACTGATCGCTTGGGCTCTGACGGAGCCCTTGGGCCCGGGTCGTGCCCACGTACGCTCAGGTTCTGCCCCTGTGCGTACGGTGGTACGTCCCCGCCCCCGGCCGGCCGCCCGGATGTTCGCAGCCACGACCATCGCCTCCCCGAGCGCCGCCCGGCACAGCAGCGAGCCGAGACTCACCCTGCGCACCCCCAGTTCGCCGAACTGGGCGACCGAGGGCCGGCACGTGGTCGACCCGGACCGCGCTATCCCGAGCCCGCCCGCCGTCGACACCGTGCGGCTGCGGACACCCCGTCCGTTGCGGAGGGGCCGCCAGGTCCCGCTGGAGGTGGAGCGAGTCGATCTGCGACTCTCCGGGAATCCCCCAGGGGGCCGAGTCATCGTGCAGGACGTAGAGGCAGCGCTT includes these proteins:
- a CDS encoding FG-GAP and VCBS repeat-containing protein; translation: MHQSLRIATAAATAAAFTGALLVAGAASASAAPSGLQGDFNGDGYRDLVIAAPIGKISGKEGAGYVTVVYGTKSGLDKSKHTVISQATAGIPGTPEASDYFGDRLTTGDLDGDGYTDLVVGVHSERIGSTDSSGVLTVIWGGATGLKTGTDIASPLPKYRNELGWALAAGDFDGDGHTDLAAGSNSTPSLNIFKGPISRTGKAAALVGIDTTAATGIYPDKLVAGNVNRDGAADLLVMGQQESGNTYATRSVLYKGSSTGLKASSKLAGGYTAAIADVDKDGYGDIITGNFMEKSAGEPNGGPGGAVTVTYGSASGLSTRTPVRITQDTASVPGTAEKNDHFGWSVSAGDTNGDGYADIAVGAPGEALGSKQSAGTVTVLRGSAKGLTGTGSKSFSQDTAGVPGAAEARDEFGGSVWATDSNNDGRAELVVGAAAENNGVGSVWLLKTGASGITATGSTSFGPGSVGGPAGISYFGDNFAN